The following proteins come from a genomic window of Polyangiaceae bacterium:
- a CDS encoding ABC transporter ATP-binding protein has product MVVVLLRRAWLESGAVTESLIVVEGLRKVFRHGLSLKKVEAVKGVSFEVHAGDIFGFLGPNGAGKTTTIKMLTGLISPTAGHAKIFGRSIPSPRALERVGFMPENPYVYPFLTPTEFVEMCGRLSGLSRKAVRDRARKVLDQVGILYAADRPVRRLSKGMLQRTGLAAALVADPELLILDEPMSGLDPVGRKEVRDLILDERQNGRTIFFSTHILSDVEMMCDRVTILRRGNVVVSGRLSDLLKSEVQRTDIVLVSASEELEKALAEAGHTVRRLPERLVVEVEGKTRVGEVLSAALEANASVVEVTPRHETLEDLFVREAIEGAS; this is encoded by the coding sequence ATGGTTGTTGTCCTGCTACGGCGTGCTTGGCTAGAGTCGGGAGCGGTGACCGAGTCGCTCATCGTCGTGGAGGGCCTGCGCAAGGTGTTTCGTCACGGCCTCAGCCTGAAGAAGGTCGAGGCGGTGAAGGGCGTCTCCTTCGAAGTGCACGCGGGCGACATCTTCGGCTTCTTGGGGCCCAACGGTGCGGGCAAGACCACGACCATCAAGATGCTCACGGGGCTGATCTCGCCCACGGCGGGTCACGCCAAGATCTTCGGGCGCTCCATCCCGAGCCCCCGTGCGCTCGAGCGCGTCGGCTTCATGCCGGAAAATCCATACGTGTACCCGTTCCTCACCCCCACGGAGTTCGTGGAGATGTGCGGAAGGCTGTCGGGGCTGTCGCGCAAGGCGGTGCGGGATCGCGCGCGCAAGGTGCTCGATCAGGTCGGCATCCTATACGCGGCGGATCGCCCGGTGCGTCGGCTGTCCAAGGGCATGCTGCAGCGCACGGGGTTGGCGGCCGCGCTGGTGGCGGATCCCGAGCTCTTGATCTTGGACGAGCCGATGAGCGGGCTCGATCCCGTCGGGCGCAAAGAAGTGCGCGACCTGATCTTGGACGAACGCCAGAACGGTCGAACCATCTTCTTTTCCACTCACATCCTGAGTGACGTGGAGATGATGTGCGACCGTGTGACCATTCTCCGCCGTGGCAACGTGGTGGTGAGCGGGCGGCTGTCGGACTTGCTGAAGAGCGAGGTGCAGCGCACCGACATCGTGCTCGTCTCGGCCTCGGAAGAGCTGGAAAAAGCCCTGGCGGAAGCGGGCCACACGGTGCGGCGGCTGCCCGAGCGGTTGGTGGTGGAGGTGGAGGGCAAGACGCGCGTCGGCGAGGTGCTCTCGGCGGCGCTGGAAGCCAACGCCAGCGTGGTGGAGGTCACTCCCCGTCACGAAACTCTCGAAGATCTCTTCGTCCGAGAGGCCATCGAAGGCGCCTCCTGA
- a CDS encoding helix-turn-helix transcriptional regulator has protein sequence MQLDVFQALADPTRRQIIEVLQAGEQQVNDVVAGLSIHQSGVSRHLRILLEAGFVQVRPDGQRRFYSLRPEPFQELDAWVAGYRKLWDARLDRFGRALEKKKKQKEKQR, from the coding sequence ATGCAACTAGACGTGTTTCAGGCGCTTGCCGACCCCACGCGCCGCCAGATCATCGAGGTGCTGCAGGCCGGCGAGCAGCAGGTGAACGACGTGGTGGCGGGGCTGAGCATCCATCAGTCGGGCGTCTCGCGGCACCTCAGGATCTTGCTCGAGGCGGGCTTCGTGCAGGTGCGCCCGGACGGACAGCGGCGCTTCTACTCGCTCCGTCCCGAGCCCTTTCAAGAGCTCGATGCGTGGGTCGCGGGCTATCGGAAGTTGTGGGACGCGCGGCTGGACCGCTTTGGCCGAGCGCTCGAGAAGAAGAAGAAGCAGAAGGAGAAGCAGCGATGA
- a CDS encoding SRPBCC domain-containing protein has protein sequence MSEKKIVLQRSYQAELADVWALWATKEGFEAWWGPEGFRVEVHDFDLRVGGALSYDMIACTEETIAAMKNMGAPVSHGTHGKFAEVVPEERLRITHVIDFVPGIEPYEHDIQVELRAEGETVHMVVTIDPHQSEELTRMATQGMESQLEKVPGILARGK, from the coding sequence ATGAGTGAGAAGAAGATCGTCCTCCAGCGCAGCTACCAGGCAGAGCTCGCCGACGTATGGGCGCTGTGGGCGACCAAAGAGGGGTTCGAGGCTTGGTGGGGTCCAGAGGGGTTTCGGGTGGAGGTGCACGACTTCGATCTGCGGGTCGGCGGTGCGCTCAGCTACGACATGATCGCCTGCACGGAGGAGACCATCGCGGCCATGAAGAACATGGGGGCGCCCGTTTCTCACGGCACCCACGGAAAGTTCGCGGAGGTCGTTCCGGAAGAGCGCTTGCGGATCACCCACGTGATCGACTTCGTCCCTGGGATCGAGCCCTACGAGCACGACATTCAGGTGGAGCTCCGGGCCGAGGGCGAGACCGTGCACATGGTGGTGACCATCGATCCGCACCAGAGCGAAGAGCTCACCCGCATGGCCACCCAGGGCATGGAGAGTCAGCTCGAAAAGGTGCCCGGCATCTTGGCGCGTGGAAAGTAG
- a CDS encoding antibiotic biosynthesis monooxygenase yields MIVEYIRYRIAEEAAGFEDAYRRASEALRAAPACRAWELRRCVEEPERYVLRIEWRSLDAHLQSFRHSAEFAAFFQHVRPYMDHIEEMLHYESTDVSSASLCQALGGVGACFRLARELHTLAKRDPLLAPRFASVAPTHVPHLGMWLCEVFGGPKLYSETLDDIGPMLARHAGLYITEPERTRFVDLAADAARLACPDAGEVALAAVSRYFDWGSRVAVENSKPDHVGDPSAGVPSWGF; encoded by the coding sequence ATGATCGTCGAGTACATTCGCTATCGCATCGCCGAAGAAGCCGCGGGTTTCGAGGACGCCTATCGACGAGCGTCCGAGGCCCTGCGCGCGGCGCCCGCGTGTCGCGCTTGGGAGCTCCGTCGCTGCGTAGAGGAACCGGAGCGCTACGTGCTCCGCATCGAGTGGCGTTCCCTCGACGCGCACTTGCAGAGCTTCCGCCACAGCGCGGAATTTGCCGCGTTCTTCCAGCACGTTCGCCCGTACATGGATCACATCGAAGAGATGCTCCACTACGAATCCACGGACGTCTCCTCCGCTTCCTTGTGCCAAGCGCTCGGCGGTGTGGGAGCGTGCTTCCGCCTCGCTCGCGAGCTCCATACGCTCGCCAAACGCGACCCCCTGCTCGCGCCCCGCTTCGCGAGCGTGGCGCCCACCCACGTACCGCACCTCGGGATGTGGCTGTGCGAGGTCTTCGGTGGGCCCAAGCTCTACTCCGAAACGCTGGACGACATCGGACCCATGCTGGCGCGCCACGCGGGGCTCTACATCACCGAGCCCGAGCGCACGCGCTTCGTCGACCTCGCGGCGGACGCAGCGCGCCTCGCGTGCCCCGATGCCGGCGAGGTCGCGCTGGCTGCCGTGAGCCGGTATTTCGACTGGGGCTCTCGAGTGGCGGTGGAGAACTCCAAGCCGGATCACGTGGGCGATCCCAGCGCTGGCGTTCCTTCTTGGGGGTTTTGA
- a CDS encoding helix-turn-helix transcriptional regulator has translation MLKDVLQPRYGCAVELALDVIGGKWKVVVLAHLKEAPRRYGELRSLVPGVSDKMLTQRLSELTSAGLVERDRAGEYVLSSEGQRLAPALQALYDYGTRIAAENGVELTTPG, from the coding sequence ATGCTGAAGGACGTGCTGCAGCCCCGCTACGGATGCGCCGTCGAGCTCGCGCTCGATGTCATCGGTGGCAAGTGGAAGGTGGTGGTCTTGGCGCACCTGAAGGAAGCGCCGCGCCGCTATGGTGAGCTGCGGAGCTTGGTTCCCGGCGTGAGCGACAAGATGCTCACGCAGCGCTTGAGCGAGCTGACCTCGGCGGGGCTGGTGGAGCGGGATCGAGCCGGCGAGTACGTGCTGTCCTCGGAGGGGCAGCGCCTCGCGCCCGCGCTGCAGGCGCTCTACGACTACGGCACTCGAATCGCCGCGGAGAACGGCGTCGAGCTGACGACGCCGGGATAG
- a CDS encoding right-handed parallel beta-helix repeat-containing protein has protein sequence MRKLVPWFLVSILTAAGAVACGSDSSSDGGGGSSSGGNGATGGGSGGAAGNGSGGATGGSGGAAGGGGAAGSTPVGDCNDGIDNDGDGYTDWGMDLGCANANDDEISGPRDQEGGFTTYDPGADSLLIYVSSSGGDDANDGSSPDKAVKTLARGAELVRDGENDFMLLKRGDTWHGEKLDRFKSGKDATHPLVIASYGESEKMPRVEVDTNFIDHNGKPRSFVHVVGLEIVSYPKIPGGADFDGATGGGFRYVGGGDGLLIEGCHLLYGEMVLQSFGTEHYDGIEVRRNVIEQSYHVDTCGQSSTYRPSGIYSSHVQNLLIEENVLDHNGWNEDVSSACASMFNHDMYLNADHLVIRGNVIARASSMGIKMRSDTTGDADDLVFEDNLLVDGEIGIGIGGNSSEPDRFSNVQLKNNVFTQIGLGNPTNRNFAWMLDIADNATAMVEGNYFLHQPWYQNAYGISMASGSASDITISSNLFYDLKGRGISLKPQSGWSNVKVTKNRIIDATNGSCLVDHQGSFANVSYADNQYGGTLRLCVDNKDVDLAGWKAASGESTASQWSGSFSDPDRTVGTYAGTLGLPATLEGYLGEARKQSRLTWRSDLEASAVNDYIRAGFN, from the coding sequence ATGCGAAAGCTCGTCCCTTGGTTCTTGGTCTCGATCCTGACGGCCGCGGGCGCCGTCGCCTGCGGCAGTGACTCGTCGAGTGACGGCGGAGGCGGCAGCTCCAGCGGCGGCAACGGCGCAACGGGCGGCGGCAGCGGGGGAGCAGCCGGCAACGGCAGCGGCGGCGCGACGGGCGGCAGCGGCGGCGCAGCGGGGGGCGGCGGCGCGGCAGGCTCCACGCCGGTGGGCGACTGCAACGACGGCATCGACAACGACGGCGACGGCTACACCGACTGGGGCATGGACCTCGGCTGCGCCAACGCGAACGACGACGAGATTTCGGGGCCGCGCGACCAAGAGGGCGGCTTCACGACCTACGACCCGGGCGCCGACAGCTTGCTCATCTACGTGAGCTCGAGCGGCGGCGACGACGCGAACGACGGCAGCTCCCCCGACAAGGCCGTGAAGACCTTGGCCCGCGGCGCGGAGCTGGTGCGCGACGGCGAGAACGACTTCATGCTGCTGAAGCGGGGCGACACCTGGCACGGAGAGAAGCTCGATCGCTTCAAGTCCGGCAAGGACGCGACGCACCCACTGGTGATCGCTTCTTACGGCGAGTCGGAGAAGATGCCGCGCGTCGAGGTGGATACGAACTTCATCGACCACAACGGCAAGCCGCGGAGCTTCGTCCACGTGGTGGGCCTGGAGATCGTCTCCTACCCCAAGATCCCCGGGGGTGCGGATTTCGACGGCGCGACGGGCGGTGGCTTCCGCTACGTGGGCGGCGGAGACGGCCTGCTCATCGAAGGCTGCCATCTCTTGTACGGCGAGATGGTGCTGCAGTCCTTCGGAACGGAGCACTACGACGGCATCGAGGTGCGCCGCAACGTCATCGAGCAGAGCTACCACGTGGACACCTGCGGCCAGAGCTCGACCTATCGGCCGTCCGGCATCTACTCGAGCCACGTGCAGAATCTGCTCATCGAAGAGAACGTGCTCGACCACAACGGCTGGAACGAGGACGTGAGCAGCGCCTGCGCGTCCATGTTCAACCACGACATGTACCTGAACGCGGACCACTTGGTGATCCGCGGCAATGTCATCGCCCGCGCCTCCAGCATGGGCATCAAGATGCGCTCCGACACCACCGGGGACGCGGACGACCTGGTGTTCGAAGACAACCTGCTGGTAGACGGCGAGATCGGCATCGGCATCGGCGGCAACAGCAGCGAGCCGGATCGCTTCTCCAACGTGCAGCTCAAGAACAACGTGTTCACGCAGATCGGCCTCGGGAACCCGACCAACCGGAACTTCGCCTGGATGCTGGACATCGCGGACAACGCCACGGCCATGGTGGAGGGCAACTACTTCCTGCACCAGCCCTGGTACCAAAACGCCTACGGCATCTCGATGGCCAGCGGCTCCGCCAGCGACATCACCATCAGCAGCAACCTGTTCTACGACCTCAAGGGTCGCGGCATCTCCCTGAAGCCCCAGAGCGGTTGGTCCAACGTGAAGGTCACCAAGAACCGCATCATCGATGCAACCAACGGCTCCTGTCTCGTGGATCACCAAGGCTCCTTCGCCAACGTCAGCTACGCGGACAACCAGTACGGCGGAACCCTGCGCCTATGCGTGGACAACAAGGACGTGGATCTCGCAGGCTGGAAGGCCGCCTCGGGCGAGTCGACCGCCAGCCAGTGGAGCGGCAGCTTCAGCGATCCCGATCGCACCGTGGGCACCTACGCCGGCACGCTGGGCTTGCCCGCCACCTTGGAAGGGTACCTCGGCGAAGCCCGCAAGCAGAGCCGGCTCACCTGGCGCAGCGATCTGGAGGCCAGCGCCGTGAACGACTACATCCGCGCCGGATTCAACTGA
- a CDS encoding adenylate/guanylate cyclase domain-containing protein, which translates to MVEPLASRDIDDTLRQARDRTELEIARYRVWVYASVTPLAFVVATVAGAGNFAVAVYFAVWLLVALGLRVVVRRLGARPWLRSTALVLDVAAMSLVFPMSATGAADPVMAERFALYVFGASLVAILALNFLRDDGKSALIGSAAALVAFFGVLLPLRGFEPAQLPVAIILALMGVIGAAMARQTRTTLEIFARTRLLRRYVPEQLVSEMVDGDSQLDDRERVVTVLASDLRGFTAMSERLSPKEIVRQLNDYHRTMLDVVHGHGGMLDKFIGDGMLVVFGLRDDDPAPGARAAVGCARDMLLALAELNATRRAAGLAPLRAGIGVHTGPVVAGSIGAADRMEFTVIGDTVNTAARLEGLTKEAGESVLISSSTAEHLDGGVEELAAMSVRGKQDALRVFALRPALT; encoded by the coding sequence ATGGTCGAGCCGCTCGCGTCCCGCGACATCGACGACACGCTGCGCCAAGCGCGGGACCGCACCGAGCTCGAGATCGCCCGCTACCGCGTGTGGGTGTACGCCAGCGTCACTCCCCTCGCCTTCGTGGTGGCGACCGTGGCCGGCGCCGGCAATTTCGCCGTGGCCGTCTACTTCGCGGTCTGGCTGCTCGTTGCCCTCGGGCTTCGCGTCGTCGTCCGCCGGCTGGGCGCCCGCCCCTGGCTCCGCTCCACGGCGCTGGTGCTGGACGTCGCGGCCATGTCCCTCGTGTTCCCCATGAGCGCCACCGGCGCCGCCGATCCCGTCATGGCCGAACGCTTCGCGCTGTACGTGTTCGGCGCCTCGCTGGTCGCCATCCTGGCGCTCAACTTCCTGCGTGACGACGGCAAGAGCGCTCTGATCGGCTCCGCCGCGGCGCTCGTCGCCTTCTTCGGCGTGCTGCTCCCGCTGCGCGGCTTCGAGCCGGCGCAGCTGCCGGTCGCCATCATCCTGGCTCTGATGGGCGTGATCGGCGCCGCCATGGCGCGCCAAACGCGCACCACGCTGGAAATCTTCGCGCGGACGCGCCTGCTCCGCCGCTACGTCCCCGAACAGCTCGTCAGCGAAATGGTCGACGGTGATAGTCAACTCGACGACCGCGAGCGCGTCGTCACCGTGCTTGCCAGTGATCTGCGCGGCTTCACCGCGATGAGCGAACGCCTCTCGCCGAAGGAGATCGTGCGTCAACTGAACGACTACCATCGCACCATGCTCGACGTCGTGCATGGGCACGGTGGCATGCTCGACAAGTTCATCGGCGACGGCATGCTCGTCGTGTTCGGCCTGCGCGACGACGACCCCGCGCCCGGCGCCCGCGCCGCCGTTGGCTGCGCGCGGGACATGCTGCTCGCCCTCGCGGAGCTGAACGCCACGCGGCGCGCCGCCGGCCTCGCGCCCCTCCGCGCCGGCATCGGCGTGCATACCGGCCCCGTGGTCGCCGGCAGCATCGGCGCCGCGGACCGCATGGAGTTCACCGTCATCGGCGACACGGTCAACACCGCCGCCCGCTTGGAAGGCCTCACCAAGGAAGCCGGTGAAAGCGTGCTCATCAGCAGCAGCACCGCGGAGCACCTCGACGGCGGAGTCGAAGAGCTCGCCGCCATGAGCGTCCGCGGCAAGCAAGACGCCTTGCGCGTCTTCGCCCTCCGCCCTGCCCTGACTTGA
- a CDS encoding lipopolysaccharide biosynthesis protein: protein MADEEKKPEGDSVARTAGRGGLAITFAKVYFILLGLVQQILLPRVLGMGGYGALSRALSVSSIAYNPVVTTSIQGVSRAVAASSEAEQPHTIRRVVKVHAIVAIVLGVGFFALAAPIGSAIGAPHIIPALRILGGVLFFYSIYAPLIGVLNGKKLFVRQAALDMTAATLRTIGLIGLGWLFMKMAGRGVEGSTAGFVLSSALVFLVAIGMVGLGKGGSGGVSVKEHLVFIAPVFGGQILLNLLLQADLTLLGAFAAEAASAAGKPLTAADPLVGAYRATQLFCFLPYQMLISVTFILFPMLAKAEHEGDRQAVAKYVRTGMRLALVLAGLMVSVTSGLSGPLLRLVFPPAAAEYGTQSMQILTLGFGAFAIFGILTTVLNSLKHERASALVTAIAFGLVVLLCFLRVRGQEFGADLLVRTAWATTAGLGVATLTAAVLVRRAAGALVSPVSLLRVLVALGAAVAVGRQFAHASKLMTIVLSAVVAVVYLLVLLVSRELGKDDLGMVKAVIARRAKK, encoded by the coding sequence GTGGCGGACGAAGAAAAGAAGCCCGAAGGCGACAGCGTTGCGCGCACCGCGGGGCGCGGGGGCCTCGCGATCACCTTCGCGAAGGTCTACTTCATCCTGCTCGGCCTGGTGCAGCAGATCCTCCTGCCCCGCGTGCTCGGCATGGGCGGCTACGGCGCGCTGTCCCGCGCGCTCTCCGTCTCGAGCATCGCCTACAACCCCGTCGTCACCACCAGCATCCAGGGCGTGAGCCGCGCCGTCGCGGCGTCCAGCGAGGCCGAGCAGCCGCACACCATTCGCCGCGTCGTGAAGGTCCACGCCATCGTGGCCATCGTGCTGGGCGTCGGCTTCTTCGCCCTGGCGGCGCCCATCGGCAGTGCCATCGGCGCGCCCCACATCATCCCGGCGCTGCGCATCTTGGGCGGCGTGCTCTTCTTCTACTCCATCTACGCACCGCTCATCGGCGTGCTGAACGGCAAGAAGCTGTTCGTGCGTCAGGCCGCCCTGGACATGACGGCGGCCACCCTGCGCACCATCGGGCTCATCGGCCTGGGCTGGCTGTTCATGAAGATGGCGGGCCGCGGCGTGGAAGGCTCCACCGCCGGCTTCGTGCTCTCCAGCGCGCTGGTGTTCCTGGTTGCCATCGGCATGGTGGGCCTCGGCAAGGGCGGCAGCGGCGGCGTGAGCGTGAAGGAGCACCTGGTGTTCATCGCGCCGGTGTTCGGCGGCCAGATCCTCTTGAACCTGCTGCTGCAGGCGGATCTCACGCTGCTCGGCGCCTTCGCCGCAGAGGCCGCGTCCGCCGCCGGCAAGCCCCTCACGGCGGCGGATCCGTTGGTGGGCGCCTACCGCGCCACGCAGCTGTTCTGCTTTCTGCCCTACCAGATGCTCATCAGCGTCACGTTCATCCTGTTCCCGATGCTGGCCAAGGCGGAGCACGAAGGCGATCGCCAGGCCGTGGCCAAGTACGTGCGCACCGGCATGCGCCTCGCGCTGGTGCTCGCGGGGCTGATGGTGAGCGTCACCTCGGGCCTCTCGGGCCCCCTGCTTCGCCTGGTGTTCCCGCCGGCGGCCGCCGAGTACGGCACGCAGTCGATGCAGATCCTGACCCTCGGCTTCGGAGCGTTCGCCATCTTCGGCATCCTCACCACGGTGCTGAACAGCTTGAAGCACGAGCGCGCCAGCGCGTTGGTCACCGCCATCGCCTTCGGCCTCGTGGTGCTGCTCTGCTTCTTGCGCGTCCGCGGTCAGGAGTTCGGGGCAGATCTCTTGGTGCGCACCGCGTGGGCCACCACCGCGGGCCTCGGCGTCGCCACGCTCACGGCGGCGGTCTTGGTGCGCCGCGCCGCCGGCGCCCTGGTCTCCCCCGTCTCGCTGCTGCGCGTGCTCGTGGCCCTGGGCGCCGCCGTGGCCGTGGGCCGCCAGTTCGCCCACGCCTCCAAGCTGATGACGATCGTGCTCAGCGCCGTCGTGGCCGTCGTCTACTTGCTGGTTTTGTTGGTCAGCCGCGAGCTCGGCAAGGACGATCTCGGCATGGTGAAGGCCGTGATCGCGCGGCGCGCCAAGAAGTAG
- a CDS encoding acetoacetate decarboxylase family protein, translated as MRRGIPTKLVVGATLSILRTVKRPVWSAVYSLTGKRLQLPLGIFDLSMFGGSFEANAQAAQARMPSRDLHVIEHAAGKTEVVVLAFDHRAPDLLLPYQEISIGVPVERQGERGMVLLHLPVTTEDARWGGVENYGFPKAVHSVRIGQGEGGMRATLHAEGVHVLTLEVGEMIPAAGHMAFQNFTLRGDDRLVASTFDIDGQIARSEAAGGAHLSLGPHAIAAGLRELGVQARSRSHWYVPKAQGRLSIGRVIGRPAPSHAAGFRDPAERRPVDAAAATMP; from the coding sequence ATGCGACGGGGCATTCCGACCAAGCTCGTGGTGGGCGCGACGCTCTCCATCCTGCGTACCGTCAAGCGACCGGTGTGGAGCGCCGTGTACTCCCTAACCGGGAAACGGCTGCAGCTGCCGCTCGGGATCTTCGACCTGTCGATGTTCGGCGGCAGCTTCGAGGCGAACGCACAGGCGGCGCAGGCGCGCATGCCCTCGCGGGACCTGCACGTGATCGAGCACGCAGCAGGAAAGACGGAGGTCGTCGTGCTCGCCTTCGATCATCGCGCGCCGGACCTCCTGCTTCCCTATCAAGAGATCTCCATCGGCGTGCCGGTGGAGCGCCAGGGCGAGCGCGGCATGGTGCTCCTGCACTTGCCCGTCACCACGGAAGACGCGCGCTGGGGCGGCGTGGAGAACTACGGCTTCCCGAAGGCGGTGCACAGCGTGCGCATCGGCCAGGGCGAAGGCGGGATGCGCGCCACGCTCCACGCCGAGGGCGTGCACGTGCTCACCCTGGAGGTGGGCGAGATGATCCCCGCCGCGGGACACATGGCCTTCCAGAACTTCACGCTGCGCGGGGACGACCGGCTCGTCGCCTCCACCTTCGACATCGACGGACAAATCGCCAGGAGCGAAGCCGCCGGCGGCGCGCACCTGTCCCTCGGCCCCCACGCCATCGCGGCGGGGCTGCGGGAGCTCGGCGTGCAGGCCCGCAGCCGAAGCCACTGGTACGTGCCGAAAGCCCAGGGCCGGCTGTCCATCGGCCGCGTCATCGGGCGACCGGCGCCCAGTCACGCCGCCGGCTTCCGCGATCCCGCGGAGCGCCGCCCAGTTGACGCAGCGGCGGCGACAATGCCATAG